In Macrobrachium nipponense isolate FS-2020 chromosome 36, ASM1510439v2, whole genome shotgun sequence, a genomic segment contains:
- the LOC135203573 gene encoding uncharacterized protein LOC135203573: protein MGFRISAIALGLCPLFLLLHFTPTRAAIQCYQFTWPGEANDTDCDDHKIDTLNAPIPCKYPMVFTVPRHLPPDLNDLNDHCSKTTCPKYKCSVENQVCIQWSWYDVQGNIYNYTTFCGTVADATNMESKGAVPVNNGCWEQRMGTFTRKVCACDSENLCNGSSSLMSSLLLVTLFLLAVHFLNRNFTS from the exons ATGGGGTTTCGCATTTCGGCCATAGCTTTGGGGCTGTGCCCACTGTTCTTGCTCCTTCACTTTACCCCGACAA GAGCAGCAATACAATGCTACCAGTTCACCTGGCCAGGTGAAGCCAACGATACAGACTGCGATGATCACAAGATAGACACCTTGAACGCCCCGATCCCTTGCAAGTACCCCATGGTGTTCACAG TTCCACGACATCTGCCTCCTGACTTAAATGACCTAAACGACCACTGCTCTAAAACTACTTGCCCCAAGTACAAGTGTAGTGTGGAGAACCAGGTGTGCATCCAATGGAGCTGGTATGACGTTCAAG GTAACATCTACAACTACACTACCTTCTGCGGCACAGTGGCCGACGCCACAAACATGGAGTCAAAAGGAGCCGTACCAGTTAACAACGGCTGCTGGGAACAGAGAATGGGGACCTTCACGAGGAAAGTTTGTGCTTGTGACTCCGAGAACCTTTGCAACGGCTCGTCATCCTTGATGTCTTCCCTCTTATTGGTGACGCTTTTCTTACTCGCAGTGCACTTCCTCAACCGTAACTTCACTTCGTAG